From Pseudomonas sp. FP2335, the proteins below share one genomic window:
- a CDS encoding translation initiation factor Sui1, with protein sequence MAKKAASFAALGGLVFSTDAGRHCPDCRQPVDSCTCKQTLIPEGDGIARVRRESKGRGGKTVTTITGVPLAEDALKELATTLKKRCGTGGALKDGVIEIQGDHVELLLAELIKLGYKAKKSGG encoded by the coding sequence GTGGCCAAAAAAGCCGCATCCTTCGCCGCCCTTGGTGGCCTGGTATTTTCCACCGACGCAGGTCGACACTGCCCGGACTGTCGTCAGCCCGTGGATTCGTGCACCTGCAAACAGACCCTGATCCCTGAAGGCGACGGTATTGCCCGCGTGCGACGCGAGAGCAAGGGCCGTGGCGGCAAGACGGTGACCACCATCACCGGCGTGCCGTTGGCCGAGGATGCCCTGAAAGAACTCGCCACCACGCTGAAAAAGCGTTGTGGCACCGGTGGCGCGTTGAAAGACGGCGTCATCGAGATCCAGGGCGATCACGTCGAGTTGCTGTTGGCCGAGCTGATCAAGCTCGGGTACAAGGCCAAGAAGTCCGGCGGCTGA
- a CDS encoding PleD family two-component system response regulator, which produces MTEPEDPSRERLKHHFAQRVIHQARQILEIWQRLQRSEWSNADLSELSEANLRLQRFAERFEQPEHGQLARHIGESLKQVDENRGRLSSHLITELNRLMQRLSRTGLRQGDQLEQTFLPPMRKPIYVMLADHDRAERLAKQLEFFGMSAQSLDSVPAFRASMAERLPSAIVMDVDFCGAGLGLKLAAEAQEGLEQKLPLLFFSLHETDTPTRLAAVRAGGQEFLTGTLEASSLLEKIEVLTCVAQYEPYKVLIIDDSRAQALHTERLLNSAGIVTRTLIEPIQAMAELADFQPDLIILDMYMPACTGTELAKVIRHNDRYVSVPIIYLSAEDDLDKQLDAMSEGGDDFLTKPIKPRHLITTVRNRAARARHLKARMVRDSLTGLYNHTHILQLLEDCSFRARRENKPLSFAMLDIDHFKRVNDSHGHPMGDRVIKSLALFLKQRLRKTDYIGRYGGEEFAIVMPDTDLESACKVLDEIRGRFAEIHYPAQPQDLWCTFSAGVVELCDGSDSLMMAAQADEALYRAKNAGRNRVQAARTSKQSATFSPESTDSVITL; this is translated from the coding sequence ATGACCGAGCCAGAAGACCCCAGCCGTGAGCGTCTCAAGCACCATTTTGCCCAGCGGGTAATTCATCAGGCACGTCAAATTCTTGAGATCTGGCAGCGCCTGCAACGCAGTGAATGGTCCAACGCTGACCTCTCCGAACTCAGCGAAGCCAACCTGCGCCTGCAGCGTTTTGCCGAGCGCTTCGAGCAGCCGGAGCACGGCCAGTTGGCGCGGCATATCGGCGAATCGCTCAAGCAAGTCGACGAAAACCGTGGCCGCCTCAGCAGCCACCTGATCACCGAACTCAATCGCCTGATGCAGCGCCTGTCGCGCACCGGGCTGCGCCAGGGCGACCAGCTCGAACAAACCTTCCTGCCACCGATGCGCAAGCCGATCTACGTGATGCTCGCCGATCACGACCGCGCCGAGCGCCTGGCCAAGCAGCTGGAATTTTTTGGCATGAGCGCGCAGTCCCTGGACAGCGTGCCGGCGTTCCGAGCGTCGATGGCCGAGCGCTTGCCGTCGGCCATCGTCATGGACGTGGACTTTTGCGGCGCCGGCCTGGGCCTCAAGCTGGCCGCCGAAGCCCAGGAAGGCCTGGAGCAAAAACTGCCACTGCTTTTTTTCAGCCTGCACGAAACCGACACCCCGACCCGTCTCGCCGCCGTGCGCGCCGGTGGCCAGGAGTTCCTCACCGGCACCCTGGAAGCCTCCAGCCTGCTGGAGAAGATCGAAGTGCTCACCTGCGTCGCCCAGTACGAGCCGTATAAAGTGCTGATCATCGACGACTCGCGCGCCCAGGCCCTGCACACCGAACGCCTGCTCAACAGTGCCGGCATCGTCACCCGCACCTTGATCGAGCCGATCCAGGCCATGGCCGAGCTGGCGGACTTCCAGCCCGACCTGATCATCCTCGACATGTACATGCCCGCCTGCACCGGCACCGAACTGGCCAAGGTGATCCGCCATAACGACCGCTATGTCAGCGTGCCGATCATCTACCTGTCGGCTGAAGATGACCTGGACAAACAGCTGGACGCGATGAGCGAGGGCGGCGACGACTTCCTGACCAAGCCGATCAAGCCGCGCCACCTGATCACCACCGTGCGCAACCGCGCCGCCCGCGCCCGCCACCTCAAGGCGCGCATGGTGCGCGACAGCCTGACCGGCCTGTACAACCACACCCACATCCTGCAATTGCTCGAAGACTGCAGCTTCCGTGCGCGCCGCGAGAACAAGCCGCTGAGCTTTGCCATGCTCGACATTGACCACTTCAAGCGGGTCAACGACAGCCACGGCCACCCCATGGGCGACCGCGTGATCAAGAGCCTGGCGCTGTTTCTCAAGCAGCGCCTGCGCAAGACGGACTACATCGGGCGCTACGGCGGCGAGGAATTCGCCATCGTGATGCCCGACACCGACCTGGAATCGGCCTGCAAGGTGCTGGACGAAATCCGTGGGCGCTTTGCCGAAATTCACTACCCGGCCCAGCCGCAGGACTTGTGGTGCACCTTCAGCGCAGGGGTTGTGGAGCTGTGCGACGGTTCCGACAGCCTGATGATGGCGGCCCAGGCCGACGAGGCGCTGTACCGCGCGAAGAACGCCGGACGCAACCGAGTACAAGCGGCGCGCACATCAAAGCAAAGTGCCACCTTTTCACCGGAATCCACTGATTCCGTCATAACCTTGTAA
- the accB gene encoding acetyl-CoA carboxylase biotin carboxyl carrier protein — translation MDIRKVKKLIELLEESGIDELEIKEGEESVRISRHSKTPAQQFYAPQMQAPAPAAAPAAAAAPAAAAAPAAPAAPVLNGFVVKSPMVGTFYRTPAPTSPAFVEVGQTVKVGDTICIVEAMKMMNHITAEKAGVIESILVENGQPVEYDQPLFTIV, via the coding sequence ATGGATATCCGTAAAGTTAAGAAACTGATCGAGCTGCTGGAAGAGTCCGGCATCGACGAGCTGGAAATCAAGGAAGGCGAAGAGTCCGTACGGATCAGCCGCCACAGCAAGACCCCGGCCCAACAGTTCTACGCACCGCAAATGCAAGCACCGGCTCCTGCCGCCGCTCCTGCTGCTGCTGCTGCGCCAGCCGCTGCCGCCGCTCCTGCAGCGCCAGCCGCTCCAGTGCTGAACGGTTTCGTGGTCAAGTCGCCAATGGTCGGTACTTTCTACCGCACCCCGGCGCCAACCTCGCCAGCCTTCGTTGAAGTGGGCCAGACCGTGAAAGTGGGCGACACCATCTGCATCGTTGAAGCGATGAAGATGATGAACCACATCACCGCTGAAAAAGCCGGCGTCATCGAATCCATCCTGGTAGAAAACGGTCAGCCGGTTGAGTACGACCAGCCGCTGTTCACCATCGTTTGA
- the prmA gene encoding 50S ribosomal protein L11 methyltransferase, whose product MPWLQVRLAISPEQAETYEDAFLEVGAVSVTFMDAEDQPIFEPELNTTPLWSHTHLLALFEDGTDAASVLAHMELLTGAPLPEHHSEVIEDQDWERSWMDNFQPMRFGQRLWIVPSWHAAPEPDAVNLLLDPGLAFGTGTHPTTALCLEWLDGQDLHDCNVLDFGCGSGILAIAALLLGAKEAVGTDIDVQALEASRDNAGRNNIAEGKFPLYLPEQLPQVQADVLVANILAGPLVSLAPQLSSLVRPGGRLALSGILAEQGEDVAAAYAQDFELDPIANRDGWVRISGRRR is encoded by the coding sequence ATGCCTTGGCTGCAAGTCCGTCTCGCCATCAGCCCAGAACAAGCCGAAACCTATGAAGACGCGTTCCTCGAAGTCGGCGCCGTTTCGGTCACCTTCATGGACGCCGAAGACCAGCCGATCTTCGAACCCGAACTCAACACCACCCCGCTGTGGTCGCACACCCATCTGCTCGCCCTGTTCGAAGACGGCACCGATGCCGCCAGCGTGCTGGCCCATATGGAACTGCTCACCGGCGCACCGCTGCCGGAGCATCACAGCGAAGTCATCGAAGACCAGGACTGGGAACGCAGCTGGATGGACAACTTCCAGCCGATGCGTTTCGGCCAGCGCCTGTGGATCGTACCGAGCTGGCACGCCGCGCCAGAACCTGACGCCGTGAACCTGCTGCTGGACCCGGGCCTCGCATTCGGCACCGGCACCCACCCCACCACTGCACTGTGCCTGGAATGGCTGGACGGCCAGGACCTGCACGACTGCAATGTGCTGGACTTCGGCTGCGGCTCGGGGATTCTGGCGATCGCTGCCCTGTTGCTGGGCGCCAAGGAGGCCGTCGGCACCGATATCGACGTGCAAGCCCTGGAAGCCTCCCGCGACAACGCCGGGCGCAACAACATCGCTGAAGGCAAATTCCCCCTCTACCTGCCGGAGCAATTGCCCCAGGTGCAGGCCGACGTACTGGTCGCCAATATCCTCGCCGGTCCGCTGGTGTCGCTGGCGCCGCAGCTGTCGAGCCTGGTCAGGCCCGGTGGCCGCCTGGCCCTGTCGGGCATCCTGGCCGAGCAAGGTGAAGATGTTGCCGCCGCCTATGCCCAGGATTTCGAGCTGGACCCCATCGCCAACCGTGATGGCTGGGTACGCATCAGCGGCCGTCGGCGCTAG
- a CDS encoding DUF2333 family protein, translated as MLDWKNRADSTKGPAPEPKSANRSYFRSLLMSRAVLSLLGLYLLVTGALGWYWSAEPALFPVQQNAQIAAEKEGKQMVVGYTTVETLKTVVGTLLDKPGGYISNDRFPPGLWMDNMPSWEYGVLVQVRDLTRALRKDFARSQSQSAEDADLAKAEPRFNFDNKSWVLPSSESEYQEGINSLSRYEARLSDPNQRGALFYARADNLNNWLGDVATRLGSLSQRLSASVGRVKLNTALKTEALAPGEVPQVDEEVVETPWMQIDNVFYEARGQAWALSHLLRAIEVDFADVLAKKNATVSVRQIIRELEASQEPVWSPMILNGSGFGVLANHSLVMANYISRANAAVIDLRQLLNQG; from the coding sequence ATGCTGGACTGGAAAAACCGCGCAGACAGTACCAAAGGCCCCGCCCCCGAACCCAAGTCGGCCAACCGCAGCTACTTTCGCAGCCTGCTGATGAGCCGCGCCGTGCTCAGCCTGCTGGGCTTGTACCTGTTGGTCACGGGTGCCCTGGGGTGGTATTGGAGCGCAGAGCCGGCGCTGTTCCCGGTCCAGCAAAATGCGCAGATTGCCGCCGAGAAGGAAGGCAAGCAGATGGTGGTGGGCTATACCACCGTCGAAACCCTCAAGACCGTGGTCGGCACTTTGCTGGACAAGCCCGGTGGCTATATCTCCAACGACCGTTTCCCGCCTGGCCTGTGGATGGACAACATGCCCAGCTGGGAATACGGCGTGCTGGTCCAGGTGCGTGACCTGACCCGCGCCCTGCGCAAAGATTTCGCGCGTTCCCAGTCGCAGTCGGCCGAAGACGCGGACCTGGCCAAGGCCGAACCGCGCTTCAACTTCGACAACAAGAGCTGGGTGCTGCCTTCCAGCGAGTCCGAGTACCAGGAAGGCATCAATTCCCTGAGCCGCTATGAAGCGCGCCTGTCCGACCCGAACCAGCGCGGCGCCTTGTTCTATGCACGTGCCGACAACCTGAACAACTGGCTGGGTGACGTGGCGACCCGCCTGGGTTCGCTGTCGCAGCGCCTGTCGGCCAGCGTCGGCCGGGTGAAACTGAACACCGCGCTGAAAACCGAAGCCCTGGCGCCGGGTGAAGTGCCGCAGGTCGATGAAGAAGTGGTGGAAACCCCATGGATGCAGATCGACAACGTGTTCTATGAAGCCCGTGGCCAGGCCTGGGCGCTGTCCCACCTGCTGCGCGCCATCGAGGTCGACTTTGCCGATGTACTGGCCAAGAAAAACGCCACGGTCAGCGTGCGCCAGATCATCCGTGAGCTGGAAGCCTCGCAGGAACCGGTCTGGAGTCCTATGATTCTTAACGGCAGTGGCTTCGGCGTACTGGCGAACCATTCGCTGGTGATGGCCAACTACATTTCCCGGGCCAACGCTGCAGTGATCGACTTGCGTCAGCTCCTCAACCAGGGTTGA
- the aroQ gene encoding type II 3-dehydroquinate dehydratase, whose translation MATFLVLHGPNLNLLGTREPGVYGAVTLEQINLDLERRAREAGHHLLYLQSNAEYELIDRIHAARGEGVDFILINPAAFTHTSVALRDALLAVSIPFIEVHLSNVHKREAFRHHSYFSDVAVGVICGLGASGYRLALEAALEHIEQPAKRP comes from the coding sequence ATGGCGACCTTTCTGGTTCTACACGGACCCAACCTGAACCTGCTCGGCACCCGCGAACCGGGCGTCTACGGGGCAGTCACCCTGGAACAGATCAACCTCGATCTGGAACGCAGGGCCCGTGAAGCCGGCCACCATCTGCTCTACCTGCAAAGCAATGCCGAGTATGAATTGATTGATCGCATCCATGCCGCGCGCGGCGAAGGCGTGGACTTTATCCTGATCAATCCCGCCGCTTTTACGCATACAAGTGTTGCATTACGTGACGCGCTGCTGGCGGTGAGCATCCCATTCATCGAAGTGCATTTGTCCAACGTGCACAAACGCGAAGCTTTCCGCCATCACTCTTACTTCTCCGACGTAGCGGTAGGAGTGATCTGCGGCCTTGGCGCCAGCGGTTACCGACTGGCCCTGGAGGCCGCCCTGGAACACATTGAACAACCGGCCAAGCGCCCCTGA
- a CDS encoding methyl-accepting chemotaxis protein, with protein sequence MRLKLLTNLNTLLLVAVCLALGATLWWSQRALERPYLLMERYLGLSQTFQNQAARNIDDYLASGDALRLSSASQSLENLLQHLDELPADLAQNLRPSLVDLDAFSKTDLLAAGKLAGDPQALLLQAERELGANLEQLSQYAIGVNSPQAARYLPPLLAASQHLGKLSLARDKLVSSGRAELADDVEREVGNIRSQADLLEQLPLLGVTASAESSADDFSALMGLENSEKTEAQDTGVDLKRELNSLLTRYPAELKRTREQIQQRADLANATHLKINAVQQAIASLEPVVRAQHGKIQGEVRVMQGVMIGLILLIALLIDTLQRRLARVLTNLAPALSTWAEGDFSQSIALGKTNRELHDIEASLNRLRAYLVALVGTIRGNAEEVAGSSRALAELSSGLHDGAERQAGDTAQIRDSLGELEATIQQVAGDASQAAGASRSAGDAVEQGQRVIGLSLTGLHALVGEVQQNAQMIEKLAEESATIGGVLTVIRSIADQTNLLALNAAIEAARAGEAGRGFAVVADEVRSLAQRTAGATAEIQTLIAGLQAAAHQSVQGMRAQVEHAEATAQQAQAADGALDEIVGAIQTISATAVRIADVTAQQSSAVSEIRDNSERIHQLGEDNLLRIGQGRSQGEHLLVLGGQLNTAVQAFRV encoded by the coding sequence ATGCGCCTGAAGCTGCTGACCAATCTCAATACCCTTCTGCTCGTGGCTGTGTGCCTGGCGCTCGGTGCGACACTCTGGTGGTCGCAGCGGGCACTGGAGCGTCCGTATTTGCTGATGGAACGCTACCTGGGCCTGTCCCAGACCTTCCAGAACCAGGCCGCGCGCAATATCGACGACTACCTCGCCAGCGGCGACGCCCTGCGTTTGAGCAGCGCCAGCCAGAGCCTGGAAAACCTGCTGCAACATCTGGATGAACTGCCTGCCGACCTCGCGCAAAATCTGCGCCCGAGCCTTGTGGACCTGGACGCCTTCAGCAAGACCGACCTGCTCGCTGCCGGCAAGCTGGCCGGCGACCCGCAAGCCCTGCTGCTGCAAGCCGAGCGCGAATTGGGCGCAAACCTGGAGCAACTGAGCCAATACGCCATCGGCGTGAATTCCCCCCAGGCCGCGCGCTACCTGCCGCCGCTGCTGGCCGCGTCGCAACACCTGGGCAAACTGTCCCTGGCCCGCGACAAGCTGGTGAGCAGCGGCCGTGCGGAACTCGCCGATGATGTGGAGCGCGAAGTCGGCAACATCCGCAGCCAGGCGGACCTGCTGGAACAGCTGCCGCTGCTGGGCGTGACGGCCAGCGCCGAATCCAGCGCCGACGACTTCTCCGCCCTGATGGGCCTGGAAAACAGCGAAAAAACCGAAGCCCAGGACACCGGCGTCGACCTCAAGCGCGAACTCAACAGCCTGCTGACCCGCTACCCCGCCGAACTCAAGCGCACTCGCGAGCAGATCCAGCAGCGGGCCGACCTGGCCAACGCCACTCACCTGAAAATCAACGCCGTGCAACAAGCCATCGCCAGCCTGGAGCCGGTGGTGCGCGCGCAGCACGGCAAGATCCAGGGCGAAGTGCGGGTGATGCAAGGCGTGATGATCGGTCTGATCCTGCTGATCGCATTGCTGATCGACACCCTGCAACGCCGCTTGGCGCGAGTCCTGACCAACCTGGCACCGGCCCTGTCGACCTGGGCCGAAGGCGACTTCAGCCAGTCGATTGCCTTGGGCAAGACCAACCGCGAACTGCACGACATTGAAGCGTCGCTGAACCGCCTGCGCGCCTATTTGGTGGCGTTGGTCGGCACCATTCGCGGCAATGCCGAGGAAGTCGCCGGCAGCAGCCGTGCATTGGCCGAACTGAGCAGCGGCCTGCATGACGGCGCCGAGCGCCAGGCCGGCGACACCGCGCAGATCCGCGACTCCCTGGGCGAACTCGAAGCGACCATTCAACAAGTCGCCGGCGACGCCAGCCAGGCCGCGGGGGCCAGCCGCAGCGCCGGTGACGCGGTGGAACAGGGCCAACGGGTGATCGGCCTGAGCCTGACCGGGCTACATGCGCTGGTGGGTGAAGTGCAGCAAAATGCGCAAATGATCGAGAAACTCGCTGAAGAGTCCGCGACCATCGGCGGCGTGCTGACGGTGATCCGCTCGATCGCCGACCAGACCAACCTGCTCGCGCTCAACGCGGCGATTGAGGCCGCCCGGGCCGGTGAAGCCGGACGCGGGTTTGCCGTGGTCGCCGACGAAGTGCGCTCCCTGGCGCAGCGCACCGCCGGCGCCACCGCCGAAATCCAGACCCTGATCGCCGGCCTGCAAGCCGCTGCGCACCAATCGGTGCAAGGCATGCGCGCCCAGGTCGAACACGCCGAAGCCACCGCCCAGCAGGCCCAGGCGGCCGACGGTGCACTGGATGAAATCGTCGGGGCGATCCAGACCATTTCCGCCACAGCAGTGCGCATTGCCGATGTGACCGCACAGCAGAGCAGCGCGGTCAGCGAAATCCGTGACAACAGCGAGCGGATTCACCAATTGGGTGAGGACAATTTGCTGCGCATCGGCCAGGGCCGCAGCCAGGGCGAGCATCTGCTGGTGCTCGGCGGGCAGCTCAACACCGCTGTCCAGGCGTTCCGCGTTTAA
- the accC gene encoding acetyl-CoA carboxylase biotin carboxylase subunit: MLKPAKKLQKVLIANRGEIALRILRACKEEGIKTVAVYSTADTELMHVKLADESICIGPPLATNSYLKVSNIIAAAEVTGADGIHPGYGFLAENADFAEQVEKSGFAFIGPKAETIRLMGDKVSAKDAMIAAGVPTVPGSDGPLPEDEETALRIGREVGYPVIIKAAGGGGGRGMRVVHKEEDLIEAAKQTRSEAGAWFGNPMVYLEKYLTNPRHVEVQVLSDGQGHAIHLGDRDCSLQRRHQKVLEEAPAPGLDEKARQEVLARCVKACIDINYRGAGTFEFLYENGRFYFIEMNTRVQVEHPVSEMVTGIDIVKEMLSIAAGNPLSFTQDDVKMHGHSLECRINAEDPKTFIPSPGLVKHFHAPGGNGVRVDSHLYSGYKVPSNYDSLIGKLITWGATRDEAMARMRNALDEIVVDGIKTNIPLHRDLVRDEGFCEGGVNIHYLEHKLANQ; encoded by the coding sequence ATGTTGAAACCTGCGAAGAAACTGCAAAAAGTCCTGATCGCCAACCGCGGCGAGATCGCGCTGCGTATCCTGCGCGCCTGTAAGGAAGAGGGCATCAAGACCGTCGCTGTTTACTCGACGGCCGATACCGAATTGATGCACGTGAAACTGGCGGACGAAAGCATCTGCATCGGCCCGCCACTGGCCACGAACTCGTACCTGAAAGTCTCGAACATCATCGCGGCCGCGGAAGTGACCGGCGCTGATGGCATCCACCCTGGCTACGGCTTCCTCGCGGAAAACGCCGACTTCGCCGAACAGGTGGAAAAATCCGGGTTTGCCTTCATCGGCCCGAAAGCCGAAACCATTCGCCTGATGGGTGACAAGGTTTCGGCCAAGGACGCCATGATCGCGGCCGGCGTGCCAACCGTTCCAGGTTCCGACGGCCCGCTGCCGGAAGACGAGGAAACCGCCCTGCGCATTGGTCGCGAAGTCGGCTACCCGGTGATCATCAAGGCCGCCGGTGGCGGTGGTGGTCGCGGCATGCGCGTGGTGCACAAGGAAGAAGACCTGATCGAAGCGGCCAAGCAAACCCGCTCCGAAGCCGGTGCCTGGTTTGGCAACCCGATGGTCTACCTGGAAAAGTACCTGACCAACCCACGTCACGTGGAAGTGCAAGTACTCTCCGACGGCCAAGGCCACGCCATCCACCTGGGCGACCGCGATTGCTCGCTGCAACGTCGTCACCAGAAGGTCCTGGAAGAAGCACCGGCACCGGGCCTGGACGAAAAAGCGCGTCAGGAAGTACTGGCTCGTTGCGTCAAGGCGTGCATCGACATCAACTACCGTGGCGCCGGTACCTTTGAGTTCCTCTACGAGAACGGCCGTTTCTACTTCATCGAGATGAACACTCGCGTGCAAGTAGAGCACCCGGTTTCGGAGATGGTCACCGGTATCGACATCGTCAAGGAGATGCTGAGCATCGCCGCCGGCAACCCGCTGTCCTTCACCCAGGACGACGTGAAGATGCACGGCCACTCCCTGGAGTGCCGCATCAACGCCGAAGACCCGAAAACCTTTATCCCAAGCCCTGGCCTGGTCAAGCATTTCCACGCGCCCGGCGGCAACGGCGTACGTGTGGATTCGCACCTGTACAGCGGCTACAAGGTTCCGTCCAACTACGACTCGCTGATCGGCAAGCTGATCACCTGGGGCGCGACCCGCGACGAGGCCATGGCCCGCATGCGCAATGCCCTGGACGAGATCGTGGTTGACGGCATCAAGACCAACATCCCGTTGCACCGGGACCTGGTCCGCGATGAAGGCTTCTGCGAAGGTGGTGTGAACATTCACTACCTGGAACACAAGCTGGCCAACCAGTAA
- a CDS encoding NUDIX hydrolase codes for MDATQNEAAHRAASDAELICWVDEEDRLLGHLVRSDLRQRGLIGRCTFIFLFNSKGELCVHRRTLSKALYPGFWDTAAGGMVAAGESYADSAARELEEELGVAGVALVEHDHFYFADGDSRLWCKSYSAVWDGALRLQPEEVMEAHFLPLDVILQEAEQKPYCPDAQEGLRRYLALRR; via the coding sequence ATGGACGCTACTCAAAACGAGGCCGCACACCGTGCGGCCTCTGATGCTGAACTGATCTGCTGGGTTGACGAAGAGGACAGGCTCCTCGGTCACCTGGTCAGGTCCGACCTGCGCCAGCGCGGTCTTATCGGCCGTTGCACCTTTATCTTCCTGTTCAACTCCAAGGGCGAGCTGTGTGTGCATCGACGCACCCTGAGCAAAGCCTTGTACCCCGGTTTCTGGGATACGGCGGCGGGTGGGATGGTCGCGGCGGGGGAGAGCTACGCCGATTCGGCGGCCCGCGAGCTGGAAGAAGAACTCGGTGTGGCCGGGGTAGCACTGGTCGAGCATGATCACTTCTATTTCGCCGACGGCGACAGCCGGCTCTGGTGCAAGTCCTACTCTGCCGTGTGGGACGGGGCGCTGCGTTTGCAGCCCGAAGAGGTCATGGAAGCGCACTTTCTGCCCCTCGACGTTATCCTTCAGGAAGCTGAACAAAAGCCCTATTGCCCGGACGCCCAGGAGGGCCTGCGTCGCTATCTGGCCCTGCGTCGCTAA
- a CDS encoding DUF3426 domain-containing protein, translated as MTDSFVTQCPHCQSRFRVNHAQLSVARGVVRCGSCLQVFNAVRQLLEQRAAAAASQAEQPASVEPPPAAPRAISQKQWSAEELDLDNLDLDQELAKLERREIQHTQPLGADRRQPGSDRRQKDEPLSASRDTIKAEEEKWAASLFSEPPQERLPAEEDEDDAEPTNAPATKQRTEPSMSFHTDDLDEEPPLRAPPDEDDIDPPFTPLTHAAGQPEAEERLGTRRKRPRTEAGVHDDVLQDLEDDPLHLYAQKRPASLGSRLIWILLVLIAAGGLAAQYIAYQFDDLARQDAYRPWFQQLCPTLGCTVPSRVDIAHIKSSNLVVRSHPEFAGALVVDAIIYNRATFSQPFPLLELRFADLNGNLIASRRFKPAEYLSGELAGVSEMPSQTPIHISLDILDPGNKAVNYSLSFHSPE; from the coding sequence ATGACCGACAGTTTCGTCACCCAGTGCCCGCATTGCCAATCGCGTTTTCGCGTCAACCACGCTCAATTGAGTGTGGCCCGCGGCGTGGTGCGTTGCGGCTCGTGCCTGCAAGTGTTCAACGCGGTGCGCCAGTTGCTGGAGCAGCGCGCAGCCGCGGCCGCCTCGCAAGCCGAGCAACCGGCCAGCGTCGAGCCGCCCCCAGCGGCCCCGCGCGCCATCAGCCAGAAGCAATGGAGCGCCGAAGAGCTGGACCTGGACAACCTGGACCTGGACCAGGAACTGGCCAAGCTGGAACGCCGCGAGATTCAGCACACCCAGCCGCTGGGTGCGGATCGCCGCCAACCCGGCAGCGATCGTCGGCAAAAAGACGAACCTCTCAGCGCCAGCCGCGACACCATCAAGGCCGAGGAAGAAAAGTGGGCCGCCAGCCTGTTCAGCGAACCGCCGCAAGAACGCCTGCCGGCTGAAGAAGACGAAGACGACGCCGAACCGACGAACGCACCTGCGACCAAGCAGCGCACCGAACCGTCCATGTCGTTCCACACCGACGACCTGGATGAAGAACCGCCACTGCGCGCGCCGCCGGACGAGGACGACATCGACCCGCCGTTCACGCCACTGACCCATGCCGCCGGCCAGCCGGAAGCCGAAGAACGTCTCGGCACCCGCCGCAAGCGCCCGCGCACCGAAGCCGGCGTGCACGACGATGTGCTTCAGGACCTGGAAGACGACCCGCTGCACCTCTACGCGCAAAAACGCCCGGCCAGCCTGGGCAGCCGCCTGATCTGGATCTTGCTGGTGCTGATCGCCGCCGGCGGCCTCGCCGCCCAGTACATCGCCTACCAGTTCGACGACCTGGCCCGCCAGGACGCCTACCGCCCGTGGTTCCAGCAACTGTGCCCGACACTCGGCTGCACCGTGCCATCACGGGTCGACATCGCCCACATCAAGAGCAGCAACCTGGTGGTGCGCAGCCACCCAGAGTTCGCCGGGGCGCTGGTGGTCGATGCCATCATCTATAACCGCGCGACCTTCTCCCAGCCCTTCCCCTTGCTGGAACTGCGCTTTGCCGACCTCAACGGCAACCTGATCGCCAGTCGTCGCTTCAAACCCGCCGAATACCTCAGCGGCGAATTGGCCGGTGTCAGCGAAATGCCTTCGCAGACGCCGATCCACATCTCCCTGGACATCCTCGACCCGGGCAACAAAGCCGTGAATTACAGCCTGAGCTTCCACTCGCCCGAGTGA